The following proteins come from a genomic window of Acinonyx jubatus isolate Ajub_Pintada_27869175 chromosome C1, VMU_Ajub_asm_v1.0, whole genome shotgun sequence:
- the MOB4 gene encoding MOB-like protein phocein isoform X1, whose amino-acid sequence MVMAEGTAVLRRNRPGTKAQDFYNWPDESFDEMDSTLAVQQYIQQNIRADCSNIDKILEPPEGQDEGVWKYEHLRQFCLELNGLAVKLQSECHPDTCTQMTATEQWIFLCAAHKTPKECPAIDYTRHTLDGAACLLNSNKYFPSRVSIKESSVAKLGSVCRRIYRIFSHAYFHHRQIFDEYENETFLCHRFTKFVMKYNLMSKDNLIVPILEEEVQNSASGESEA is encoded by the exons gatttCTATAATTGGCCTGATGAATCCTTTGATGAAATGGACAGTACACTAGCTGTTCAGCAG tatattcaGCAGAACATAAGAGCAGATTGTTCCAATATTGACAAAATTCTTGAACCACCTGAAGGCCAAGATGAAGGTGTATGGAAATATGAACATTTAAG gCAATTCTGTCTTGAACTAAATGGACTTGCTGTCAAACTTCAG AGTGAGTGCCATCCAGATACATGTACTCAGATGACTGCAACTGAACAATGGATTTTTCTTTGTGCAGCTCATAAGACTCCAAAAGAG TGTCCTGCAATAGACTATACTAGACACACACTTGATGGTGCTGCATGTCTTCTGAAtagcaataaatattttcccagcaG gGTTAGCATAAAGGAATCATCTGTAGCAAAACTAGGATCAGTATGCCGTAGgatttacagaatattttcacatgcttattttcaTCATCGGCAGATATTTGATGAATATGAA AATGAAACATTTTTGTGTCACCGGTTTACTAAATTTGTGATGAAATATAATTTGATGTCCAAGGATAACCTGATCGTACCAATTTTAGAAGAGGAAGTTCAGAATTCAGCTTCTGGGGAAAGTGAAGCATGA